A window of Taeniopygia guttata chromosome 25, bTaeGut7.mat, whole genome shotgun sequence genomic DNA:
GAGTTTGGGAGTTCCCGACCTGGCACCTGTGAGGACCTCTGGCCCTCTGCATGGGCTCTGTTCCGTGGGTGACCTTCTTGGTATGGCCAGAGCCCATCTGTTGCACATGGGGACTTCCAGagcatcccattgtgggatCCCCTAGTTCCCACCCCCGTGTTGGGAACTGGGGACCCCTGGTGCCCTAGGTGTGACCAATAGAGAGGTCCCAGTGACATCGGGAACCTCCAGAGCTCTGTGATGAGACAGCACCCCTCTGCCTCCCAGaccagctggtgctgcaggtgccGACACGGACACTGCTGGAGGGAGACACGGTGACATTGCGCTGCCGGTACAGGCAGGGCAACCCGGTCAGCTCGGTGTTCTTCTACCATGAGAAGAAGGAATTGGGGGAGTTCCAAAATGGGACCGAGCTGTTCCTGTCCCATCTGCAGCTGCACCACAGCGGCCGCTACCGCTGCAGGGGCTGGGTGAACTCCAGGGtagcacagggatgggaggaTTCGGCAccggtgacagtgacagtgcaCGGTGAGCACCCCACAGCCGCCACCCCAACAGCCCCACAGCTCTTCCCCAGGAACTGGGGGTCACCAGCCCCACCAGCGCCCATTTCCTGCCCTGAGCCcttccctgtgccagtgctggaaGTTCCCCCCTAGTCCACTGAGGGGTCCCCCCGACTCTCAGCTgcctcagcacccccagccccctgcgACCCCGAGCCCCCCTCCTGCACGTGTTCTACCGGGACGGGCAGGTGGTGGGGGTCCCGCAGGGGTCCCCACAGTTGCTGGTACCCGCCGTGGGGGTCTCCCACTCGGGGAATTACAGCTGCGAGGTGCGCTCTGAGGGAGGGGCTGTGCAGAAGAGCAGTGCCTGGCTACGCATCACGGTGCGCAGTGAGTGCGGGGATGGGCACGGGGAGCCCCCACAGACTCCCTGGGtccctccctgggcacctccTTGTCCCCCAGACACATTTCTTGGGTCCCCCCACttctgccccatgtccccactcACCCCTTTATGTTCTGACCCCATTCCTGACATCCCCCTTCCCACCCATACCCCCATCCCTATCCCCCCACACCAGCTGCCAGCCCCTCGCTTTGACCTCAGCCCTGTCTGTGTCCCCGCAGTGCCCGTGGCCAATGCCACCATCACCCTCAGTCCCCTGGCACACCAGGTGCGCGCAGGGGACCCCGTGACCCTGCGCTGCTCGGTGCAGGTGGGCTCAGCCCCTGTCACCTTCGCCTGGCGGCACAACGGGCAGGAGGTGGCCCAGGGTCCCCTCCTGGAGCTTGGGGACGTCAATGTGGGACATTCGGGCACCTACCAGTGCGTGGCCACCAACCAGCTGGACAGTCACCAGGCACTCAGCCCAGAGCTAGTCCTGACTGTGACATCACGGGGACACATGGACCCCGGTGAGGTCACACAGGGTCACCAGGGAGTGCATGATTCCTGGGGTGATGGGTGATCTTGATGTGTCCCACTCTGTTTCTTGCAGTGGTTGCAGGGATTCGTTGGGCCCTTTTGTTCCTGGTCCTGCTCGTGGGTGTCATTGTGGCCTGGCACCGGTGGCACCGAGTGGGTGAGAGACAATGGAGGGACGGGAGTCCCATGGACAGTAGAGGCCCCCAGAATTGGGGAACAATAGGGTGGCACCCAGAACTGTGACCTTGGCTGAGAATCCTGCAGGCTTTTGGGAAGTGCTGGCGGGTCCTGCAGGGATGTTGGGGGTTCTTCCAGAGGCCCTGGAGGCATTTGGCAGGGGTGGAGGGGGCGGTCTCTGTCCCTGCCGGGCTTTGGGTTCTTGAAGATCAGTTGgtcagggacactggggaggtTCATGAATTCTGGGGGGCTTCAGGGACGCTTCGGAGTCCAGTGGGAAATTGAGAGTCCAGTGGGGGTTCAGGAGTCCTGAGAGGGGTCAGGACCCCGGCGACCCCACAGTCACCCCTCCCctctttcctctgcagctgccaggaagCACCAGGAAAGGTGAGTGAGTGTCTCCAGCCATGAGTCCCCTTTTACCCCCACCCCACAGCTCTCCATTCCCTCCCACACATCTCTTTATCCCCACAGGCCCTCCCCGGAGCCCCTGGCCACTCCAGAGGAGGGGGAAATTCTGTACACCCATGTTGTGAGCACCAAACAGGCACAGCGTGAGAacagtgggggggggggggacagtGACATGTCACCCAGTGGTGTCATCCCCCACCTTGGTCCCCACAACCTGTGTCTCTTGCAGGGCCCTCTTGCATCACCGTTCCCCAAGAACGCCAGGTGACCtacatggagctgctgggactCCACGGGCGACCATGTGAGACCAGTGACATCAATGAGATTGTGTTGtgacactggggggcactgggggggcactgggggtccCCACCCATGGGCACCCACACATGTGTGTGCTACCTCTAAAaactgctcctcctcctctccgTGGAGACACAAAGATCTTAAAGGGCTGAGAGAAGAACAATTTCCTGAAATAACAagagagaacaaaaccaaaagcaacaGTACCATGATTCAGAATCCAAAGGGCCAAAAAGTAAGAATTTCCAAGGAAAGCCCCAAAAGGGAACAaaccacagatgctgcctcccATCACATTTCCTCCAGAGGAACCTGTCAGCGCCCTGGATCTTCCTTGCTCTGATGGCCAATGCAGCCTTCAGGAGGCCCTGGATTCTCTTGTCCCCTGTCCCAATCCCCTCCTCTGCCATGTTCCCCACCTGAGGACGTCATAAAGGCCCTGTGGGGGTTCTGCAGCCTCCCCCTTTCCCAGGGCAGTCAGGATCAGGCCACGGCACAAGATGGGGTGTCAAAGACAGGAAAAGTTTGATGTCTGGAGACATTTTGGAACACCTGTCTGTGGCAGAGGCGTATCAGGCCTTGCTTTGGTGAGACAGGGGCCCCATCTGTCCATCAGTCTGTCAGCCATTGAGCACTGGGGACCGTGTGACACTCTGCCAAAACAGCTCCTGAGTGGCCAGGTGACCAGAATTGCCAGCTGGGGAGAGGGCCCTTGGTGGCCCAACTGGCTTAAAAGGCAGAGTATGAGGTGGCCAAGTCCCTGACCCTATTTCTtcttggggtgtctgtccctTCCACGCTGAAATCCAGGAGTAATCATGCCTCTTGCTTTACAAGAGATATGTCTGCCAAGGAAAGTGGGAACCCTGCTGGAATAAGAAGACCCATCtctaaaactttttaaaattcaaaactgATGAGGTTACCATGCAGAAGTGCAGAAAAAGAATAACAGGTCTTTATTGAGAAATTTATCAACCAGAACAGAATAAACAACTCAAACCCAGAACTTTCCCTCCCGCTCAGGGCTCTTTGTTCGTCTTTGGTGCAGTTATggccacagccagcagggggCGCTGCAGGGAGCCCTCCCGGCCAGCAGGGGGCGCTGCAGGGAGCGCTCCCGGCCAGCAGGGGGCGCTGCAGGGAGCGCTCCCGGCCAGCAGGGGGCGCCCCGCTCGAGCTCGATCCCTCAGGGCCAAGGGCGGCCTGGGccgggagggaggaggggaaatcGCTCCTTTTGCAAACTCACCGGCACCGATCGGTCCCGGCACCACCACCGGCAGCAGGCAGAAGTCACCATGGCAGTGGTTTGGATCCCAGTGCCCACTGGCAGCGTAGCAGTGTCCCGGGGCCTGGCACATGCTCTGGGCAGAGCCCGCAACCGCTCTCCATGATCCCGGATGGAAGGAAGGCAGCACCTGTCCTCAGGCAGGTCTCAGGCCCACAAAAGCCCCTCTGGTTCCTTTACACCACAATTCCTGCAAACCTTCAGCCTTTAACTCcattttcctccttcagccctggcacagcagctctgggaatcttgagctgccctggggtggggcagagccctgtctattccctgtgccctgtgcaggTGAGAAGGgccaggatggagcagctctggggagacctgGAATCCAGACAGGGTCACTCCCCACAACCCCACCACGGCCATGGgatgttggaactcaaaatgtccctcagacatttttggaggttccaggcccaggtgagaagcatttgagaccctggcaggcagctggaaacagctgtgattttgagtttgagccatggaatgagttaccaactttgaaggtggaacaagcagtcacaaagggttagatggtatagtagaagtagttacaaagtagagagaagaattttttagtattgtacagggggattttagcacctgtacaggggggtttttactttgtacatagggatcagaagttttaagatggacGAATGTAGTccggtcctgttcctcctctttctccttccttacctccgtgttcttgatgatgttggcacttCTGcattggtttagagtagaaaagcaccatttaatataggtagtaggtattgggggaaaactgtaaacatttatcgcgtaatgtaccatataaaagagagcagcagccctgggcagggggagagaagaagaagtcgggagtcagagagggtgtcaggggtgtgtgtgcctttgcctgagctgctgagcaaaccacagcagtctgagaagaaaatcttttagataacttgcaataaactgccttgagaccaagCAACAAGAGActactgagcctttctttggaagcacgggttggaggagggatttttccaccacacggagccgCGAACCAGGCTTGGGCTCCGTCAATGGGACACAGCCACTGCTCGATAATTCCACACAACTCCCTCTTGCTGGGGAGCTGAgccaaaccccaaatattctTCCCAGGATGTTCCATGGGTCTGCAAGTTTGAGACAGAAAGGAGGAGGGACCTGGTCAGGTTGTTGTGCAAAATGTTTTTGTCTTTGAAGGTTTTTGAAACTCAGACCCTTGCTGCAAGGGACAACATGATCAATTGCTGCATTTCCAGACTGGttcccctgcagctgcccctgcagGGGGAGtttccagccagccctgccctgaaaACCATCAAAGGCCCTTGCAGAGCCACTGCTTGGGCTCCCTTTCGGTTTTGTGCTTCTTGCAgggctgagcaaaccacagccaGGCCATTTCCGCTCACAGAATTctcacctctgcagcagctctaaAGCTGCCAGAATCAAAGccaagggggtgggggggaccCTCATGTCCTGGCTGCCACCTGGGGCCggccagagcagggctgggcagtggcCACCCCTGTGCAGTGGGGCTGGGCCATGGCTGGGCTCCAGCCTTGGACTGACAGGGGAGCCCAGGATGTGCCATCCCCAGAAACAGGCACCCGGGCAGGAATGTGCAGGGACATTTCTGGAAGTGCCAAACCTACGACAGGACCCCCCCCCATGCCAGGTTGTGTCACCCCTGGACTGGATTTCCCCGAAACAAGGACCTCCCAGGACAGGACTCCCCTGGTTTTCCCCCCAGACATAacccccttccctttcccatcGGACTCTCAGCACAGCCTCTTCCTTCTTGTCCAGGAAAAAGACAGTGAAAGTGTTGaggggcacagcccagcacctccATCCCCCACAGACTCTCCACCCTTCCCTgcaccccccacaccccactTTTCCCCTCCATTGGGTCCCCCCTACCTGTTCCCTGCTCAGGTGCTCCCTGGGATTGCTGAGCCGGAAACCAGTGGTGAGGAGACATGGCACAAAAGTGaggaaaataagggaaaaacaggaagagaggaaaaagtcaagggcaggggcaggcacagaGGCAGAGCTACCCAGGACCCCCATGTGAGGCCTGCCCAGGAAATGAGCACCCCacgggggctgtgctgggccctGTGTCACCCCAAATTCCATGAAGGAGCTGTGACCCCGTGCCCACTCAGCCActgcccatccctggcaccCCCATTCCCCTGCAACCGCAACCATGGCATCCCCAttccttttgtccccccttCCCTGTGGCCCCAATACTCAGGACTGCAATTCCACAGGATCTCCATTCCCAAGGAGCCCCATCCTGGTAATTCCAGGCCCTGGGATCCCCCCTTCCCTTGGGGACATTGATTCTCCCAGTACCCCCATTCTCACAGGGCCCCCCTTTCCCTTGACACCCCGATCCCTTTCACCCCATTCCATGGTCATAGATCCCTGGAGGCCACGTTGTTCTGGTGCACTCACCCCCAAGTCTGAGTCCATCCAACCCTTGGGATCCCCATTCCCCTGGGACCCCATCCCTGGGCACCCCATTCCCCTGGACATCCATCCTTGGCTCCCTACACTGCCTCAGTCTCCAAATTCTGCCAACACCACGTCTCCACCATGTCCCACCATCACCCCCATGTCCCACCAGGTCCCCACCCTGCCCCCATCCTGTGGCCACCCTGCCCCCACCAAGGGCCACCTACACGTGGGGACGAGCCGTGGCCTCGCTTCCTTCCCCTTCATCCGAAGAGCCGCCAGCCAGGGCAGCGGTGGCCACAGCAGGCGGGGACAGCCAGTCCACAtggctggggacaccgggatggcCGGGAAGGTGGCACTGCTCCTGTGGGGTGAGTGCCCCGGGCACGGGCCTGGCAGCCGGGGATGGGCCCTGGTGAGACAGAGACcggtggggagggggcacaggggggctgCGGGGTCCCCTGAGGTCCCCAAGGCCAGCAGGGCATTTGACTCCAGTGTGACCAGAGTTgtggggtggctgtgggcagagcaACAGAGGGATAGTGATGTTgggacagggatgtggcagaAGGAACCTTGGGACTagggcagctgtggggagagggacaggagaaTACggatgcagggacagggacaagggcCACATGCCATGAGGATGGGCCATGGGGACAGGTGCCACCAGAGTGGGATGGTGGGCATAGGGCCATGGGGATGTGGCTGTGCAGACAGGTGTTGTAGGGCTGGTGGAGGTGACCTGTGCAAACATGGGCTGTCCACAGTGTCCCCGTGTCTTGCCTCAGACAAGGGTGACTGAGGTGTCCCTGTACTCAAGACCTCCATGCTCTACCAGTGTTCCCATGGGGACAGTTTGAGGACAGCCCCAACACCACATGCCCCCAGatggtgctgtccctgcagggccacccccacccagccctgtcctttctcccttccagcccagaccCTCGGCCTCGCTGGTGAGTCCTCGGAGGATGCCATGTCCCCTCAcctcactgtccccagccccttgGTGGCCCTGGCAGGCTGGTGTGCCCTGTCACCCACAGGTGCCCAGACCACCCAGCTCCTCGTGGAGCCCCCCTGGaggccagcagtgctgtgggacCGGGTGACACTgacctgccagggctcggggacCGCCGGTGCCACCACCTGGTACAAGGACGGGCAGcgctgggggcagcagggacacgaTCACATCACTGTCACCGAGAGTGGCACCTACACGTGTGACAGACCCAGCAGTGGGCACAGCCGCCATGTGAAAGTCTTAGATGGTGAGGGGAGTTTGGGAGTTCCCGACCTGGCACCTGTGAGGACCTCTGGCCCTCTGCATGGGCTCTGTTCCGTGGGTGACCTTCTTGGTAGGGCCAGAGCCCATCTGTTGCACATGGGGACTTCCAGagcatcccattgtgggatCCCCTAGTTCCCACCCCCCGTGTTGGGAACTGGGGACCCCTGGTGCCCGAGGTGTGACCAAGAGAGAGGTCCCAGTGACATCGGGAACCTCCAGAGCTCTGTGATGAGACAGCACCCCTCTGCCTCCCAGaccagctggtgctgcaggtgccGACACGGACGCTGCTGGAGGGAGACACGGTGACATTGCGCTGCCGGTGCAGGCAGGGCAACCCGGTCAGCTCGGTGTTCTTCTACCATGAGGAGAAGGAATTGGAGTTCCAAAATGGGACCGAGGTGTTCCTGTCCCA
This region includes:
- the LOC115498494 gene encoding Fc receptor-like protein 4, translated to MAGDTGMAGKVALLLWAQTLGLAGAQTTQLLVEPPWRPAVLWDRVTLTCQGSGTAGATTWYKDGQRWGQQGHDHITVTESGTYTCDRPGSGHSRHVKVLDDQLVLQVPTRTLLEGDTVTLRCRYRQGNPVSSVFFYHEKKELGEFQNGTELFLSHLQLHHSGRYRCRGWVNSRVAQGWEDSAPVTVTVHVPVANATITLSPLAHQVRAGDPVTLRCSVQVGSAPVTFAWRHNGQEVAQGPLLELGDVNVGHSGTYQCVATNQLDSHQALSPELVLTVTSRGHMDPVVAGIRWALLFLVLLVGVIVAWHRWHRVAARKHQERPSPEPLATPEEGEILYTHVVSTKQAQRPSCITVPQERQVTYMELLGLHGRPCETSDINEIVL